In Lodderomyces elongisporus chromosome 1, complete sequence, a genomic segment contains:
- the FAD1 gene encoding 3'-phosphoadenosine 5'-phosphosulfate sulfotransferase, translating into MTSQKITPQQQGFFKRCEECYNLVSAFLTDELPHGFVPSRHTGYMFDSKLRDSVKEKVKATIQRLENSIDLHGLQEIAISYNGGKDCLVMLILLMATIFKMYLTAHNNGNFYDNEIIPADYRLDSVYVNAEKPFPQLTDFIKQSTEYYYLNPVILKDSMKQGFEHYLSEVNTNIKSVIVGIRYSDPFGGTLKEEQFTDHDWPKFLRIHPILDWKYTEVWDFLIGTDVEYCKLYDLGYTSLGGIDTTVPNPKLKLPNNDGYLPAYMLRDNADALERLGRIKKPQE; encoded by the exons ATGACAAGTCAGAAGATTACCCCGCAACAGCAAGGCTTTTTCAAGAGATGTGAAGAATGCTACAACTTGGTACTGGCTTTCCTTACTGATGAACTACCTCATGGCTTTGTGCCAAGTAGACACACCGGTTATATGTTTGACTCAAAACTAAGGGATTCAGTTAAGGAGAAAGTGAAAGCAACGATACAAAGACTAGAAAATTCTATTGATCTTCATGG GCTTCAAGAAATCGCAATTTCTTACAATGGGGGCAAAGACTGTCTCGTGATGTTAATTCTTTTGATGGCAACGATCTTTAAAATGTACTTGACCGCTCACAACAATGGCAACTTTTACGACAACGAAATTATTCCAGCTGACTATAGACTAGATTCCGTGTATGTCAATGCCGAGAAGCCTTTTCCCCAGTTAACAGATTTCATCAAACAATCTACAGAATACTACTATTTGAACCCCGTTATATTAAAAGATTCTATGAAACAAGGGTTTGAGCACTACTTATCTGAGGTCAACACTAACATTAAATCTGTGATTGTGGGTATCAGATACTCCGATCCATTTGGCGGTACGCTTAAGGAAGAACAATTCACAGACCACGACTGGCCAAAGTTTTTGCGGATACATCCTATTCTAGATTGGAAATATACGGAAGTTTGGGATTTTCTTATTGGAACCGATGTGGAGTACTGTAAATTGTATGACTTGGGCTATACGAGCCTAGGTGGAATCGATACAACGGTACCGAATCCGAAACTTAAACTTCCAAACAACGATGGGTACTTACCAGCATATATGTTGCGTGATAATGCAGATGCATTGGAACGGTTAGGAAGGATAAAGAAACCACAAGAATGA
- the MIR1 gene encoding mitochondrial phosphate carrier protein, whose amino-acid sequence MSAVSVPKVPEYTATDYAKFALAGAMGCGLTHGAMTPIDVVKTRIQLDPQVYNKGMVGSFKQIIKTEGVGALLTGLGPTVLGYSMQGAFKFGGYEFFKKQFIGFLGYDTAKQYKNSIYIGSSALAEFFADIALCPLEATRIRLVSQPTFANGLIGGFSRIAKEEGIGSFYNGFTPILFKQIPYNIAKFLVFERAAEAIYTAIPTPKNQLSNGAQTAVNLGAGIIAGCAAAIVSQPADTLLSKVNKTKKAPGQSTIGLLGQLAKQLGFKGSFAGLPTRLVMVGTLTSLQFTIYGSLKKALNCPPGVEL is encoded by the coding sequence ATGTCTGCCGTTTCTGTGCCAAAGGTTCCTGAATATACCGCCACCGACTATGCTAAGTTTGCTTTAGCTGGTGCTATGGGATGTGGTCTTACCCACGGTGCTATGACACCAATTGATGTCGTCAAGACCAGAATCCAATTAGACCCACAAGTTTACAACAAGGGTATGGTTGGTTCATTCAAGCAAATCATCAAAACTGAGGGTGTTGGTGCTTTGTTGACCGGTTTGGGCCCAACTGTCTTGGGTTACTCCATGCAAGGTGCTTTCAAATTTGGTGGTTACGAATTCTTTAAGAAACAATTTATTGGCTTCTTGGGTTACGACACTGCTAAACAATACAAGAACTCCATCTACATTGGTTCATCTGCTTTGGCTGAATTCTTTGCTGATATTGCTTTGTGTCCTTTGGAAGCTACCAGAATCAGATTGGTTTCCCAACCAACTTTTGCCAATGGTTTGATTGGTGGTTTCTCAAGAATCGCTAAGGAAGAAGGTATTGGTTCATTCTACAATGGTTTCACACCAATCTTGTTCAAGCAAATTCCATACAACATTGCTAAGTTTTTGGTCTTTGAAAGAGCTGCCGAAGCCATCTACACTGCTATCCCAACCCCAAAGAACCAATTGTCCAACGGTGCTCAAACCGCTGTTAACTTGGGTGCTGGTATCATTGCCGGTTGTGCTGCTGCCATTGTCTCTCAACCAGCTGACACTTTGTTGTCCAAGGTGAACAAGACCAAGAAGGCTCCAGGTCAATCCACCATTGGTTTGTTGGGTCAATTGGCCAAGCAATTGGGATTCAAGGGTTCATTCGCTGGTTTGCCAACAAGATTGGTTATGGTTGGTACCTTGACCTCATTGCAATTCACCATCTACGGTTCATTGAAGAAGGCTTTGAACTGTCCACCAGGTGTCGAATTGTAA
- the RTG1 gene encoding retrograde regulation protein 1 codes for MSQFESFLESYSGGNFPPTDATGFSHDERQVGNNTMSTFNSNSNNVHNINTNTNTNNYNNNNNNMNIKREEIDEFLNSSVDIKRQLSQSFGGGSGGSTHHGGVSKPQSRRSSVYIKSQEGSDAEDNEGTEEDKEQGNERKRRDNINDKIQELLTLIPSEYFATPATTTNSATGKDESLMKKEASPSAASPTDDDVNNTVAKTGTKDGKPNKGQILTKSVEYLQNLQNLIDENNRKEVELIMKLETLKLKKRNNGKVQDGVPIRIGYTSAERALGEIGVGPCSDEYFKSVLVKSANSNKSGRKNSI; via the coding sequence ATGTCACAATTTGAATCGTTTCTCGAGAGCTATTCAGGGGGGAACTTTCCTCCAACAGATGCAACTGGCTTCAGTCACGACGAAAGGCAAGTAGGTAACAACACAATGAGTacttttaatagcaacagtAATAATGTTCACAACAtcaataccaataccaataccaataattataacaataacaataacaatatgAATATTAAGCGCGAGGAGATTGACGAGTTTTTGAACAGTTCGGTTGATATCAAGCGACAGCTTTCTCAATCATTCGGAGGAGGAAGCGGAGGATCTACACACCATGGGGGTGTATCGAAACCCCAATCTCGGCGCAGCTCAGTTTACATCAAGTCCCAGGAAGGAAGCGATGCTGAAGATAATGAAGGTACCGAGGAAGACAAAGAACAGGgcaatgaaagaaagagaagggaTAATATCAATGACAAGATTCAAGAGTTATTGACACTAATACCCAGCGAATACTTTGCTACACCAGCGACAACTACAAACTCCGCAACGGGTAAGGACGAGTCcttgatgaagaaggaagCAAGTCCCAGCGCGGCTTCTCCCACTGATGACGATGTGAATAATACAGTAGCCAAAACCGGAACGAAGGATGGTAAACCGAACAAAGGGCAGATCTTGACGAAATCGGTTGAGTATCTACAAAACTTGCAGAATCTAATTGACGAGAATAATCGGAAGGAGGTAGAACTTATTATGAAATTGGAGACGCTCAAGTTGAAGAAACGAAACAATGGGAAAGTCCAGGATGGAGTTCCCATTAGGATAGGATACACCAGCGCGGAACGTGCCTTGGGGGAAATCGGCGTCGGTCCTTGCTCAGACGAATATTTCAAGAGTGTGCTTGTGAAAAGTGCCAACTCAAACAAATCTGGAAGGAAGAACAGCATTTGA
- the CPR6 gene encoding peptidyl-prolyl cis-trans isomerase cpr6, producing the protein MSANTNSLVYFDLSYDGKPKGRVVFKLYDDIVPKTTENFRQLCTGEKGVSPTSGKPLTYKDSIFHRVIKDFMCQGGDFTHGTGIGGESIYGEKFEDENFEKLHDRPFLLSMANAGPNTNGSQFFITTVPTPHLNGKHVVFGEVIQGKSIVRQMERCEKDSGDKPLKEWKITDCGQLPKDYQLTGSGSDDGTGDVYEEVLQDNDNIDVKNPQSVFDAISKLKDIGTKLLKEGKLEKSLEKYSKASGYIDDYFPDDLSEADLLQRNKLKISCNLNAALVALKLKQGKTAIRTANAALETDDLDDKSKVKGLYRKASGYLLAKDEESAQKYFEEALSLEPNDAAIKKGLQDVKTRLKERKEKQKKSMAKFFS; encoded by the coding sequence ATGTCAGCAAACACAAATAGTTTGGTATACTTTGACCTTTCATACGATGGGAAACCAAAAGGCCGTGTCGTTTTCAAATTATACGACGATATTGTGCCCAAGACCACTGAAAATTTTAGACAACTATGCACTGGTGAAAAAGGTGTTTCTCCCACTTCCGGAAAGCCATTGACATATAAAGACTCCATATTCCACAGAGTGATTAAAGACTTTATGTGTCAAGGTGGTGATTTCACTCACGGGACAGGAATTGGTGGTGAGTCCATTTATGGGGAGAAATTTGAAGAcgaaaactttgaaaagtTACATGACAGACCATTCCTTTTGTCGATGGCTAATGCAGGTCCAAATACCAATGGGTCTCAATTTTTCATAACCACAGTACCCACCCCACATTTGAATGGTAAGCATGTCGTGTTTGGTGAAGTTATTCAAGGTAAATCGATTGTGCGCCAAATGGAGCGTTGTGAGAAAGATTCTGGTGATAAGCCTTTGAAGGAATGGAAAATTACCGATTGCGGTCAATTGCCAAAAGACTATCAATTAACAGGTTCTGGATCAGATGATGGTACCGGAGATGTTTACGAAGAAGTTCTCCAAGACAATGACAATATTGATGTGAAAAATCCACAATCGGTGTTTGATGCCATTAGCAAATTGAAAGATATTGGTACTAAGCTTCTCAAGGAAGGAAAATTGGAGAAATCTTTAGAGAAATATTCCAAGGCATCTGGTTACATCGATGACTATTTCCCCGATGACTTGAGCGAAGCAGACTTGttgcaaagaaacaagttGAAAATTTCATGTAATTTAAATGCGGCATTGGTGGCATTAAAGTTGAAGCAAGGTAAAACTGCCATTAGAACCGCAAACGCTGCACTTGAGACAGATGATCTTGATGATAAATCAAAGGTTAAAGGTTTGTACAGGAAAGCATCAGGATACCTCTTGGCTAAGGACGAAGAGCTGGCGCAAAAGTATTTTGAAGAAGCTTTGTCTTTGGAGCCGAATGACGCAGCAATTAAAAAGGGGTTGCAAGATGTAAAGACTCGTttaaaggaaagaaaggaaaagcaaaaaaaatctatGGCCAAATTTTTTAGTTAA
- the RPA34 gene encoding DNA-directed RNA polymerase I subunit, producing MGKSSYKSNEYVGDSDLEDSGTEDVSFQPPKHYTKISTPSSQKLPKIKDNDKEVWLIKTPKGFPIHKLKSLPISFKKSKKAEAFEVNDHLFEISEEVTAGKQAASGDDDEDKKHTIFKAGKSDTFRPTSYKISRFYNIRETVKIPEINFEEAVVPRKDVPQIEGLRMRHFPTGYGQKDYGLMAESGKRKKNEDDEKEEKEEEEEEDRSRDIEEGKILKRAKVDKDEGSPRKDKKERKEKKEKKEKKEKKDKKDKKEKEKEKKKKDKS from the coding sequence ATGGGCAAGTCAAGCTATAAATCCAATGAATATGTTGGTGATTCTGATTTAGAGGATTCAGGTACCGAAGACGTGTCTTTTCAGCCGCCAAAACATTACACCAAAATTAGCACACCATCTTCACAAAAACTAccaaaaatcaaagacaACGACAAAGAAGTATGGTTGATCAAAACACCTAAAGGCTTCCCAATTCACAAATTGAAATCTTTGCCCATATCATttaagaaaagcaaaaaagctGAAGCTTTTGAAGTAAATGATCatctttttgaaataaGTGAGGAAGTCACAGCTGGAAAACAGGCTGCAAGCGgtgacgatgatgaagataaaAAGCACACAATCTTCAAAGCGGGCAAAAGCGATACATTCAGGCCAACATCGTATAAGATTTCCAGATTCTACAATATTCGAGAAACAGTAAAGATTCCTGAAATAAACTTTGAAGAGGCGGTTGTGCCACGAAAAGATGTACCGCAAATCGAAGGTTTGAGAATGAGACATTTTCCTACAGGGTATGGTCAAAAAGACTACGGTTTGATGGCAGAAAgtgggaaaagaaaaaaaaacgaagatgatgaaaaagaagaaaaagaagaagaagaagaagaagatagGAGTAGAGATATAGAGGAAGGTAAAATCTTGAAAAGGGCTAAGGTAGACAAAGACGAAGGTTCACCAAGGAAAgacaagaaggaaagaaaagaaaagaaagaaaagaaggagaaaaaagagaaaaaagacaagaaagataagaaggaaaaggaaaaggaaaagaagaaaaaggacaaGAGTTGA
- the SIR2 gene encoding NAD-dependent histone deacetylase sir2: MSDGTAHNSDSRDGNNDDDDVIYLNVDFSGPASLEEDGGAINHVQDLLDEQNDVNMAMADSSEADLEDDLEEWEGFGEDVEKGSDRRSSDDHVEENDKRSAESVENTKSSVRKGSGEPSRYSRNDVNGCKDSEGSIVLEESDGASSDESIGDVEGNLIPPASPEVVEKTRSFLKKHGSVRFLETYLPTTATASDIVGLISKLGFVLRQQSYMEDDNRNIMEYVKILQHAMTKVSAERDRLPTAKTFEDALDLIQKSHKILVITGAGISTSLGIPDFRSSQGFYSMVQHLGLSDPQEVFDLLIFNSDPSLFYSIAHMVLPPENTFSPLHSFIYLLQQKGKLLRNYTQNIDNLESYAGIVPEKMVQCHGSFATATCVTCRNTVAGETIFKTIRQKEIPYCPRCEAKKKSILKKNDDYYFPESYGVYKPDITFFGEALPSRFHDLINTDISECDLLISIGTSLKVAPVADIVDKIPQNIPQILINRDPIDHCNFDISLLGYCDDVAALISHRLGDDWKLPHKDFDIIRGKDGENLTVRLINSQLREYKIESNDAEQRSKEEHIAEEHNMNV, translated from the coding sequence ATGTCCGATGGTACTGCTCATAATAGCGATTCTCGTGATGGaaacaatgatgatgatgatgttatTTACTTGAATGTAGATTTCAGTGGTCCTGCAAGTTTGGAAGAAGATGGCGGTGCAATTAATCACGTGCAGGATCTTTTGGATGAACAAAATGATGTGAACATGGCTATGGCAGATAGTTCGGAAGCTGACTTGGAAGATGATTTGGAAGAATGGGAAGGATTTGGTGAGGATGTTGAAAAGGGTAGCGACCGACGCAGCAGCGATGATCATGTCGAAGAAAATGATAAAAGGAGCGCAGAAAGCGTGGAAAATACAAAGTCGAGTGTCAGAAAAGGATCGGGGGAACCAAGTCGCTATAGTCGAAACGACGTCAATGGTTGCAAAGATTCTGAAGGCTCTATAGTATTGGAAGAGTCTGATGGTGCAAGTCTGGATGAGAGCATTGGAGATGTCGAGGGGAATCTTATTCCACCGGCATCTCCAGaggttgttgaaaaaaccAGACTGTTTCTTAAAAAACATGGAAGCGTGAGATTTCTTGAAACCTATCTACCTACAACTGCAACGGCAAGTGATATCGTAGGTCTTATATCCAAATTGGGGTTTGTGTTGAGGCAGCAGTCATATATGGAAGATGATAACAGAAACATTATGGAATATGTCAAGATATTACAGCATGCAATGACAAAAGTGAGTGCTGAAAGAGATCGACTACCAACTGCAAAGACTTTTGAAGATGCGTTGGATTTAATTCAAAAGAGTCACAAGATCTTGGTGATCACGGGGGCAGGGATTTCAACTAGTTTGGGTATACCTGATTTTCGATCCTCACAAGGTTTTTACTCTATGGTACAACATTTGGGACTAAGTGATCCACAGGAAGTATTTGACTTGCTCATTTTTAATTCTGATCCAAGCTTATTTTATTCCATAGCCCACATGGTGCTACCACCGGAAAACACATTTAGTCCGTTACATTCCTTCATTTATCTATTACAGCAAAAAGGGAAGCTATTGAGAAACTATACTCAAAATATTGATAATTTGGAGAGTTATGCCGGAATCGTACCTGAGAAGATGGTACAATGTCATGGGTCATTTGCTACTGCGACGTGTGTTACATGTCGAAACACCGTTGCTGGCGAAACTATTTTCAAAACCATAAGGCAAAAGGAAATTCCATATTGCCCTAGATGCgaggcaaagaaaaagagcaTACTCAAGAAGAATGATGATTACTATTTTCCAGAGAGTTATGGAGTTTATAAGCCTGATATCACATTCTTTGGCGAAGCATTACCTTCGCGGTTCCATGATTTAATCAATACAGATATCTCCGAGTGTGACTTGTTAATCAGCATAGGTACGTCTTTAAAAGTGGCGCCTGTGGCAGATATCGTTGATAAAATTCCACAAAATATTCCTCAAATCTTGATCAATAGGGATCCAATTGACCATTGCAACTTCGATATCAGTCTCTTGGGGTATTGTGATGATGTTGCGGCTTTAATATCGCACCGTTTGGGTGATGATTGGAAATTACCTCACAAGGATTTTGATATAATCCGAGGTAAAGACGGTGAGAATTTGACAGTGCGATTGATCAATTCGCAGTTGCGAGAGTACAAAATCGAAAGCAATGATGCTGAGCAACGATCTAAGGAAGAACATATTGCTGAAGAGCACAACATGAATGTTTAA